Proteins encoded in a region of the Planococcus citri chromosome 1, ihPlaCitr1.1, whole genome shotgun sequence genome:
- the LOC135832677 gene encoding proton-coupled amino acid transporter-like protein pathetic → MVLNPISSICNCVSSSVQSDQSNLENPSLSEQHSTKQESLEHYDPHEYGKQQHPTLFWGSLFHLFKTIIGTGMLALPFAFKNVGYGVAVFGIFLVGFIYLHVLHLLMDVEYQLCKKLKRPNLTYLGIVTNTFEQGPGFVRKITPIAKSLLYFHYVFNKSISNSIYLITIGGNLKIIIDHYYNVDLNIVFLITAVTIMLIPMALIRSLKFLVPLSILTSVFNMINIVLILTIPTDYNSSADFRAVGDITKFPYFFGLALGAFNCTAIVMPLKNDMKYPKKFTSVFGIINIVLPVVAVIYCTFGLLGYAKYGNSLHGSILFNLPPDQLVSFVVLSLYSFAVCISFILTLYTVFDTLWSNIFKDQKMSHPITAEYALRIFLCIAPYCIAIILPDFKIMVSLAGVIAILMDETVPIILHALSLIQKKPKTISVYLSLMKDLTLISICSLLFSAALIEVIRSIVKFYS, encoded by the coding sequence ATGGTATTGAATCCTATTTCATCAATATGCAATTGCGTCTCATCTTCGGTCCAATCCGATCAATCAAACTTGGAAAACCCTTCTTTATCCGAACAACATTCCACGAAGCAAGAGTCTTTGGAACATTACGATCCTCACGAGTATGGCAAACAACAACATCCCACTCTATTTTGGGGCTCGTTATTCCATTTATTTAAAACAATCATCGGAACTGGTATGTTGGCTTTACCGTTCGCTTTCAAGAACGTTGGCTATGGCGTCGCAGTCTTCGGTATTTTTCTAGTAggtttcatttacctacatGTTTTACATCTCTTGATGGACGTCGAATACCAACTTTGCAAAAAGCTGAAGAGGCCTAACTTGACGTACCTCGGTATCGTCACAAATACCTTTGAGCAAGGACCAGGATTTGTTCGCAAGATCACTCCGATTGCTAAAAGCCTGCTGTACTTTCATTATGTGTTTAATAAATCCATATCCAATTCTATATACCTGATCACAATCGGTGGAAACCTGAAGATTATCATAGATCATTATTACAACGTCGATTTGAACATCGTGTTCCTCATAACTGCTGTCACGATAATGTTGATACCAATGGCATTAATTCGCAGTTTGAAATTCTTGGTACCTCTGTCGATACTGACCAGCGTATTCAACATGATCAATATAGTCTTGATCCTCACCATTCCCACTGATTATAACAGTTCTGCGGATTTCAGAGCGGTCGGAGATATCACCAAGTTTCCTTATTTTTTCGGCTTAGCTTTAGGGGCTTTCAATTGCACTGCAATAGTAATGCCGTTGAAGAACGACatgaaatatccaaaaaaatttaccagtgTTTTTGGAATTATAAACATCGTTTTACCAGTAGTTGCTGTTATTTACTGCACTTTTGGATTATTGGGATACGCGAAATATGGTAATAGTCTACATGGCAGcattcttttcaatttaccaCCAGATCAGTTGGTTTCGTTCGTTGTTCTGAGTCTGTATTCCTTTGCTGTTTGTATATCGTTTATATTGACTTTGTATACTGTATTTGATACATTATGGAGTAACATATTCAAAGATCAGAAAATGAGCCATCCAATCACCGCCGAGTACGCGTTGAGAATATTTTTGTGCATTGCGCCTTACTGTATTGCAATTATTTTACcggattttaaaattatggtcAGCTTGGCTGGAGTCATTGCCATATTGATGGACGAAACTGTGCCGATCATTTTACACGCTTTATCACTGATCCAAAAGAAACCTAAAACTATAAGCGTGTATTTATCCTTAATGAAAGATCTAACTCTTATTTCAATATGTTCATTGTTGTTTTCTGCTGCTTTAATTGAAGTTATTCGCAGTATTGTCAAGTTTTATAGCTAA
- the LOC135842294 gene encoding proton-coupled amino acid transporter-like protein pathetic, producing MVLSFLSTICSNCTSSSNNADKLKDLENSSTAVQHPTKQDCSLDYDPHDYGKQHHPTLFLGSLFHLFKATIGTGILALPFAFKNVGYSVAIFGIFLVGFIYLHVLHLLMDVEYQLCKKLKTPNLTYLGIVTNTFEQGPVCVRKFTPVAKFLTYFHYVFNKSISNSIYLITIGGNLKIIINHFCDFDLNIVYVVTAIMVVIIPMAVIRNLKFLVPLSILTSIFNMINIILILSIPSDYNTSADFKAIGDVTKFPDFFSLALGAFTCTGIIMPLKNDMKYPKQFTSSFGVINITLCAVALIYCTFGILGYAKYGNSLQGSILFNLPPDRSASFVVLGLYSFAVCVSFILVSFTIFDTLWSNIFKDRKMNHPITAEYALRIFLCIAPYCIAIILPDFKIMVSLAGVIAILMDETVPIILHALLLIQQKPKTISMYLSLVKDLILISICSLLFSAALVEVIRSIFKFYS from the coding sequence ATGGTGTTGTCTTTTTTATCCACAATATGCAGCAATTGTACCTCATCTTCGAATAACGCAGACAAGCTAAAAGACttggaaaattcatcaacaGCCGTACAACATCCTACGAAGCAAGACTGTTCGCTAGATTATGATCCTCACGATTATGGTAAACAACATCATCCAACCCTTTTTTTGGGTTCCTTATTTCACTTGTTCAAAGCAACCATTGGAACTGGTATATTGGCTTTACCATTCGCTTTCAAGAACGTTGGCTACAGCGTCGCAATCTTCGGTATTTTTCTGGTAggtttcatttacctacatGTTTTACATCTCTTGATGGACGTCGAATACCAACTTTGCAAGAAGCTGAAGACACCTAACCTTACATACCTAGGTATCGTCACGAATACTTTCGAGCAAGGTCCAGTATGTGTTCGTAAATTTACTCCTGTCGCTAAGTTCCTGACGTATTTCCATTACGTTTTTAACAAATCCATTTCAAATTCCATATACTTGATTACGATTGGTGGAAACTTGAAGATTATCATCAACCATTTCTGCGACTTTGATTTGAATATCGTGTACGTAGTGACTGCTATCATGGTGGTGATAATACCTATGGCTGTGATTCGGAATTTGAAGTTCTTAGTGCCCTTGTCCATATTGACCAGCATATTCAACATGATTAACATAATTTTGATCCTTTCGATTCCTTCGGATTACAACACATCAGCGGATTTCAAAGCGATCGGAGATGTCACAAAGTTTCCTGATTTTTTCAGTCTGGCACTGGGCGCCTTTACTTGCACAGGTATAATAATGCCGTTGAAGAACGATATGAAGTATCCCAAACAATTCACCAGCTCTTTCGGTGTTATAAATATTACCTTATGTGCAGTTGCCTTGATCTACTGTACCTTCGGAATATTGGGATACGCGAAATATGGTAACAGTCTGCAAGGGAGCATTCTTTTCAATTTGCCACCCGATCGGTCAGCTTCGTTCGTTGTTCTGGGCCTTTACTCCTTTGCGGTTTGTGTTTCGTTCATTTTAGTCTCGTTCACCATATTCGATACATTATGGAGCAATATATTCaaagatcgaaaaatgaacCATCCAATCACTGCCGAATACgctttgagaatatttttatgCATTGCGCCTTACTGCATTGCAATTATTTTACcggattttaaaattatggtcAGCTTGGCTGGAGTCATTGCTATATTGATGGACGAAACTGTGCCGATCATTTTACACGCTTTATTACTGATCCAACAGAAACCTAAAACAATAAGCATGTATTTATCCTTAGTAAAAGATCTTATTCttatttcaatttgttcatTGTTGTTTTCCGCGGCCTTAGTAGAAGTTATTcgaagtattttcaaattttacagctga